A region of Cucumis melo cultivar AY chromosome 2, USDA_Cmelo_AY_1.0, whole genome shotgun sequence DNA encodes the following proteins:
- the LOC127148187 gene encoding probable glucan endo-1,3-beta-glucosidase BG4, whose protein sequence is MAKHNSHVIALLYFMVAMSSIVVRAYDVLLGAYYGTEGNNLPPPEKVVQLCQKYNIRRIRFSEPNFDIIDAFRGKDIELSFSVTGELITNMATNHTAVEEWFVNYVAPFIGDFTINYIIVGDKAIPGLDDNILPVMKSLQVLLNGRYLGQVKITTLVGLAALGVQTPPSSGTFDPNVLENMRGILQFLHGQGSPLMLSLYPYQEYAYTGNSNNISLGYANFNSQLEKNPPIRTYGDLSYNNLFDEMVDTFYAAIDKANVGDVPIVIGETGWPTNGNYGGSPSLAATYNRNFKNHISSGKGTPMKPNIYIEGFIRSLFNENEKPEAKSWRKKQKADQDRNLCRSVLLLMVDEISLAIPIPIIGHP, encoded by the exons atggcaaagcATAATTCCCATGTGATTGCCCTATTGTATTTCATGGTAGCCATGTCATCCATTGTCGTCCGAGCATACGACGTTCTTCTTGGTGCATACTATGGAACTGAGGGTAACAACCTCCCACCACCAGAGAAGGTGGTGCAACTCTGTCAAAAATACAACATTCGTCGCATTCGGTTCAGTGAACCAAATTTCGATATTATCGATGCGTTTCGTGGCAAAGATATCGAACTCTCTTTTAGCGTAACGGGCGAGTTGATAACAAACATGGCGACCAATCACACGGCGGTGGAGGAGTGGTTTGTCAACTACGTCGCACCATTTATCGGCGATTTCACCATCAACTACATCATTGTTGGTGACAAGGCCATACCTGGACTAGACGACAACATATTGCCTGTCATGAAATCCCTTCAAGTTCTCCTCAATGGTCGTTACCTCGGACAAGTGAAAATCACCACATTGGTTGGCTTAGCCGCTTTGGGGGTCCAAACCCCTCCATCTAGTGGCACTTTTGACCCAAACGTTTTAGAGAACATGAGAGGAATCCTTCAGTTCTTACATGGACAAGGGTCGCCTTTGATGCTTAGCTTATATCCCTATCAAGAATATGCTTATACGGGGAACAGTAATAATATAAGTTTGGGTTATGCAAACTTCAATTCCCAATTAGAAAAAAACCCCCCGATACGAACTTATGGGGACTTAAGTTATAACAACCTCTTTGATGAAATGGTGGATACTTTCTATGCAGCAATCGATAAGGCAAATGTCGGAGATGTCCCCATTGTAATTGGGGAAACTGGTTGGCCGACCAATGGGAATTATGGTGGAAGCCCAAGCCTTGCAGCTACATACAATAGAAATTTTAAGAATCATATTTCCTCCGGGAAGGGGACACCAATGAAGCCAAATATTTATATTGAAGGATTCATCAGAAGTTTATTCAACGAGAATGAAAAGCCTGAAG CAAAAAGTtggagaaaaaaacaaaaagccGACCAAGATCGAAATCTCTGTCGGTCGGTTTTGTTGTTAATGGTAGACGAGATCAGTTTGGCCATTCCCATTCCGATTATTGGTCACCCCTAA
- the LOC127148157 gene encoding probable glucan endo-1,3-beta-glucosidase BG4 produces MAKHNSHVIALLFMVDMSSIVLGAYNVLLGAYYGLESNNLPTPWKVMQLCEKYNIRRIRIDEPNLDVIESFRGTNIEVSFGVSNGLITNMATNHTAVEEWFANYIAPFIDDLTINYIVVGDKAVPGLDDSILPVMKSLQDLLNRRFLGQVKITTLVGLSALGVKAPPSSGAFDPNVFENMRGILQFLWGQGSPLMLSLNPYEAYAYNNISLGYATFTPQLEQNPPIRIDGNLSYNNLFDEVVDAFYAAIDKASVGHVAIAIGETGWPTNGGNDGASPKLAATYNINFKNHISSGKGTPMKPNIYIEGFIKSLFNENEKPEGESRFYGMFNVDSTPIYSPVF; encoded by the coding sequence ATGGCAAAGCATAATTCCCATGTGATTGCTCTATTGTTCATGGTAGACATGTCATCCATTGTCCTCGGAGCATACAACGTTCTTCTTGGTGCATATTATGGACTTGAGAGTAACAACCTCCCAACACCATGGAAGGTGATGCAACTCTGTGAAAAATACAACATTCGTCGCATTCGGATTGATGAACCAAATCTCGATGTTATCGAATCGTTTCGTGGCACGAATATCGAAGTCTCTTTTGGCGTATCGAACGGGTTGATAACAAACATGGCGACCAATCACACGGCAGTGGAGGAGTGGTTTGCCAACTACATTGCACCATTCATCGACGATTTAACCATCAACTACATCGTTGTTGGTGACAAGGCCGTACCTGGACTAGACGACAGCATATTGCCTGTCATGAAATCCCTTCAAGATCTCCTCAATCGTCGTTTCCTCGGACAAGTGAAAATCACCACGTTGGTTGGATTATCCGCTTTGGGGGTTAAAGCCCCTCCCTCTAGTGGCGCTTTTGACCCAAACGTTTTTGAGAACATGAGAGGAATCCTTCAGTTCTTATGGGGACAAGGGTCGCCTTTGATGCTTAGTTTAAATCCCTATGAAGCATATGCTTATAATAATATAAGTTTGGGTTATGCAACATTCACTCCCCAATTAGAACAAAATCCCCCAATACGAATTGATGGGAACTTAAGTTATAACAATCTGTTTGATGAAGTGGTGGATGCTTTCTATGCCGCAATCGATAAGGCAAGTGTCGGACATGTCGCCATTGCAATTGGGGAAACAGGGTGGCCGACCAACGGTGGGAATGATGGTGCAAGCCCAAAGCTTGCAGCTACATACAATATAAACTTTAAGAATCATATTAGCTCTGGGAAGGGGACACCAATGAAGCCAAATATTTATATTGAAGGATtcatcaaaagtttattcaacGAGAATGAAAAACCTGAAGGGGAGTCACGATTTTATGGTATGTTCAATGTTGATTCCACACCTATTTATTCGCCTGTgttttaa